The Lolium perenne isolate Kyuss_39 chromosome 6, Kyuss_2.0, whole genome shotgun sequence genome segment CGCTGTGTCGTCCATCGTCTCGCGCTTCTTCTTTCTCGGCTCATGCGCCGCCGCTGGAGCCGATGTCGAATCGCTTCCGTCGCTATGCTCCGATGCGGCGCTCATCTTGGAAGAAACGTGGCTGTTTTCTGAGGCGGCCGGACTCTGGTCCTGAGACGCGGGCTCCGCGGCCGCGTTGCTGTCTACGGAGCTCCTCGGCTTCTCTGTTGTTCCGCCAGAAACGCTGCTGCTGGCCCTGGCGGCGAGAATGTTGGAGATGGTGGTGCGCAACGCCTGATTAGGGATCAGGTCGTCTGCGCGCGCCTGCGCCCCGCACACGCACTTGGAGCTGGCGACGATGTGGGCTCTGATGCACCTCTCACAGAAACTGCTGAAGCAGCACTTGCTAGTCACCACCGCGTCCACCATCACCTTCCAGCAAATCTTGCAGTGGAGATCCGCCGGGACGCCATCGTCATGGACTGGTGTCTCTGGCGCAGGGGAAATCACTGCCGTCGCCTCCCCGAAGTCGAATCTCCGGTCGCCATTGGTGGGGCAATGCTGGATGAAGTGGCCTGGGACGCGACACCTGCGACACACGTAGCCGGCATGCGGCGCCCGCCCAGGGTATACTGCGCCACGGTGATTGTAACGAGACGGGCCCTCCCACTTAAGTTCCGCAGCGTCGATCACCGCGCTGATGGCCTTggcctcgtcgtcctcctcagcCGTCGACACGCTCGAGCTCGACCTCGAGGAAGAATCCGACGAAGAACCGCCACCGTCCTGCGCCGCTTTGGGGCGTTGAGTGGATGGCGACACGATGGCATCGGCCGGAGGCCCGGCGACTCGGCGCACCACCACCGTCGAGTTGCGCAGGACCAACGCCATGTCGTCCGTGTACTCCTCGCCGGTCTGCGCGTCGGAGATCGCGATGCCCTCCCTGGGACCCCGGCCGCGTGTCCGGCCGTGACCGTGGCGGCTTGTCCCCATGATTAGGCGCTTCACCTCGCCAACTATTGTTTGAATTGGATTTTTAGTGTTAGGATTTGAGGAGAGGGACAGCCATGGATAGCGAGCTTGGGAAAATTCTGGATGGATCCTGGTCCATCGCTTTCTCTTTGTTACTTCACTTATCTTTGCTACTTTTTACATCTTAGTCCTCCTACAACTATATATTTGCATAGCACTATATAcaccaacactccccctcaagatggggCAAATACATCATAAAGACCCATCTTGCTACAGAAAATAGAGAAAGATTTCTCAGGTAGCCCTTTCGTAAAAACATCGGCGATTTGGCTAGTCGAACTCACATATGGCATGCAAATTATGCCTTTATCTAGTTTCTCTTTGATGAAATGTCGATCAATTTCCACATGCTTCGTTCGGTCGTGTTGTACGGGGTTATTTGCAATATCTATAGCCGCCTTGTTATCACAATACAACATCAGTGGAGTGCCTTGGAATAGTCCAAGCTCTGTGAGGAGAATCCTTAGCCACAACACCTCACATAGACCATGTGCCATTGCTCGAAATTCAGCCTCGGCGGTAGATCTAGCTACAACAGTTTGTTTCTTGCTGCGCCATGATACTATGTTTCCTCCAACAAATGTACAATACCCCGATGTCGATCGTCGATCATCTAATGAGCCAGCCCAATCAGCATCTGTGTAGCATTCAACTTGAAGGCTACTTTGGCGAGTGTACAACAAACCTTTTGCGGGGCAACCCTTTAAATAGCGCAAGATCCGAGTCACAGCGTCCATATGAGAAGATCTTGGATCATGCATAAATTGACTAACTATACTCACAGCAAATGCAATATCGGGCCGAGTATGTGAAAGATATATAAGCTTACCAACAATCCTTTGATAGCACTCACGATCCACCGGTCTCCCTGAGCTAGCCATCAAGCGATGGTTTTGCTCAATTGGAGTGCTAGCAGGTCGACATCCAAGCATACTAGCCTCACGAAGTAAATCTAGGACATACTTTCTTTGCGAAATGAATATACCTTTAGGTCCTCTTGATACCTCTATCCCGAGAAAGTACCTCAAATGTCCTAGATCTTTAACTTCAAATTCTTGCGCAAGATGTTTCTTCAAGTGTGAAATTTCCTCATGATCATCCCCAGTAAtaacgatgtcatccacatacactATGAGTATAGTAATCTTACCCACACTACGCTTGTAAAATAAAGTGTGGTCAGCATTGCTTTGACAATAGCCTTTTTTGAGTACGGCATGTCGAAACCTATCAAACCAAGCTCGAGGTGATTGTTTTAGTCCATACAAGGAACGATGCAAGCGTAGCACTTTTCCGATGGTTTGGTTTGTCTCAAATCCTGGGGGTACATGCATATAAACTTCTTCTTGAAGATCACCATGGAGAAATGCATTTTTTATATCCATCTGGTAAATATTCCAATCAAAGTTAACTGCACAAGAAATGAGTGTTCTTACTGAATTCATTTTAGCTACCGGAGCAAAAGTTTCATCATAATCAATTCCATATGTCTGTGTGTATCCCTTTGCCACAAGACGAGCTTTGTATCTGTCCACTTTACCATCTGGTGTATGTTTAACAGTAAAAACCCACTTACAGCCTACAGGCTGCTTACCTAGTGGTAGATCAACAAGCTCCCAAGTTTTGTTCTTTTCCAGGGCTCTCATCTCTTCAAGCATAGCCTCCTTCCACTTTGGATCTTCCTTAGCTTCTTTCCAGTTAGTAGGTATGGATACAGAATCAAGAGAGACAataaaactttggaatgatggaCTACAATGGTTATATGACATGAAATGGGCAATGTCATGTTTATACCCAATGTAGTCTTTGAGGTATCGAGGGGCATTTAGAGATCTAGTAGGTTTTCTGAGAGCAATAGGTAGATCATTTTGAGGATTGGGAGTAGCTAGCCGGTTATCATCTTGACCTATTGAGCTAGGAGTAACTGGACTAAAGGAGAGTGAGTTGGTACCTGGGTCCTCATGCATAGGAGTATCTCCATCTTGATAAGACGGTGACGAGTTTTCAGTTGCATCTTGCATGTCCTCTAGACTCGAATTACTATCATTACCACCACTCTCATTATTTGTATCCTCCCCCTGACTATGATTATTATTGTCAATTGATGGCATACCTGAAGTAGGAacaacaatagagcccacaagagtgCCTCCATTATTCTCCCCCTCTTGTTGCACTTCAGGTGGAGAAAGAGTAATTCCAGTTTCATTGGCTGGGCCATAATAAGATTCATGTTCACGAAATGTTACATCCATACTCACAAAGAAACGACGCTCAGAGGGACACCAACATCTATAACCCTTTTGAGAAGGAGAATATCCCATAAAAACACACTTTATGGCACGAGGATCTAGTTTCCCAACGGAATTTCTATAATCGTGAACAAAGCAAACACAACCAAAGACCTTGGGTGGGACCACAAAATCATTTGTTTTCAAGAGACACTCGGCAGGAGTCTTATAATCAAGAACACGGAGAGGCATGCGATTTATCAAGTATGTTGCAGTTTTGATTGCCTCTCCCCAAAGAAACTTAGGaacattcatggtaaacataagtGAACGAGCAACTTCAAGTAAATGACGATTTTTACGTTCTGCAACACCATTCTGTTCAGGGGTGTTAACACATGTTGTCTGGTGTTCAATGCCATTTGATGCAAGGAAATCCCTGAACTCATGGTTAATATATTCAGTACCATTGTCAGAACGTAAAATCTTTATAGTTGTTCCAAACTGGTTTCTAATAAGAGAAAATAAATCTTTGAAAACTGAAAACACGTCACTTTTATTTTTCAGTAGATAAAGCCAAGTATAACGGCTAAAACAGTCAATAAAGGTTACAAACCACCTATGTCCAGAAACAGAGTGAACCTCACAGGGTCCCCAAACATCAGAGTGGATAACATCAAATGGTTTGTTGCTTCTTAATGCCCTACTAGGATAGGTACCCCTTGTATGTTTAGCCAACTCACAAGCATCACATACTAGAGATTCCATGTGGCACGAGCTAAATAAAGAAGGATAAATACGAGATAAGGCGGTAAAAGAGAGGTGTCCAAGCCTACAGTGGTAGAGAAATAATTCTTGACTAGGAGACATGCAGGTTGCAAGGGCAACTTCATCACTTCCTTGATCAAGATAGTATAGACCATCACGCATGGTCCCAGTCCCAAGTAGTCTCCCTGTCCCCAACTCCTGAAAAGCACAACAGGTAGGATCAAACCAAGCTATACAATTAAGAGACTTTGTAGTAGAGCTAACTGATAGAAGATTAACAGGGAAATTTGGAACATGTAGGACTGGTGACAACAACAATGTCTTAGTGCACCAGATGGATCCACGCCCTATGATAGATGATGTGGATCCATCAGCTACACGCACTTTGTCCTTACCCGGACATGATTTGTAGGAAGAAAATAATTGTGAGGCTCCGGTCATGTGGTTAGTAGCTCCGGTATCAATAATCCAAGGTCTAGACTGGGTTGTGCAAGTATGAGCCTGAGATTCCATACCTTGCGAAGTGACAAAGAAACTGGAATCAGCTTTAGAGGAACCCTGGGAGGAAGATGAGCCTTCTGAGATTTTGAGCTTGGATTTAAACTCCTCGAGTGCTTGAAGATCTACCACTGGTACCTCTCCTGTACTTGCAGCATGATTAGCATGTTTCCACTTACCGCCTACAGCTCCCCCTTGCTGAGATCTCCCTTTTTGCCATCCAGGGGGAAAACCATGCAGCTTGTAGCAATTGTCTTTGATATGCCCTGTTTTCTTGCAGTAGTCACAGAACCATCTGTTATTATCTGCACTCACCCTTTTTCCAGGGGTACGCATTGATTGTAGCATGGCTGCACGAGCATCTAAAACGTTCTGAGTATCCTCATTACCATCAGCAAGTCGTGTTTCCTCCTCCATCACATTAGACA includes the following:
- the LOC127310160 gene encoding E3 ubiquitin ligase PQT3-like; this encodes MAVYYRYRSGVDTFSLPVAAPSISVGDLKRLIMGTSRHGHGRTRGRGPREGIAISDAQTGEEYTDDMALVLRNSTVVVRRVAGPPADAIVSPSTQRPKAAQDGGGSSSDSSSRSSSSVSTAEEDDEAKAISAVIDAAELKWEGPSRYNHRGAVYPGRAPHAGYVCRRCRVPGHFIQHCPTNGDRRFDFGEATAVISPAPETPVHDDGVPADLHCKICWKVMVDAVVTSKCCFSSFCERCIRAHIVASSKCVCGAQARADDLIPNQALRTTISNILAARASSSVSGGTTEKPRSSVDSNAAAEPASQDQSPAASENSHVSSKMSAASEHSDGSDSTSAPAAAHEPRKKKRETMDDTAGVRAENHAGHQRGCYDVPPFAPACYDPAFFGWMPWSADPSMYHGYGGMPYAYGGTGYPTGPQHVDAMDNMAASYGYHGERHDGRKRTGCDDQRQHDRSFKRRCGGSRAQVALVLT